The Apus apus isolate bApuApu2 chromosome 4, bApuApu2.pri.cur, whole genome shotgun sequence genome contains the following window.
AAGTATTTCCATTTGTAGTGATGCTGTGTACCAGACTTGTTTTGCTTGAGTTCAGAAGCTGTGATGCCCAATATTATGTTGATGTGCTCAGATGCTTTTATCAGAGAGTCCATATAGCTTTTAGAGGTGTAAATGGTAACTTGACTGCTGAAGTGCAAGAATGCAAAAGCTTCTGTGTAGGTGATCTGTGGAAGAGACAGAACATTCCCTTCAGCAAAAACACCAGGTTCTTAGCACCGCTCCCCAACTCAAAGCAGAAATAGAGTAGTGCTTACTAGCTTAGTACTAGAGCCTAGGCTATCATTGCAAAGTGGCTTTTCAGATTAAGCATCTGCTGTTATTTTATGCCCAGACTGAAGTCAGACTGCATTAAGAGCCTGAGCCAGTGCTTAttagtggaaagattcccactGAATGCAGTGGGCTGAGGCATAAACATTGTGTGTCTGTGTTGAAATAAAGCATAACATGGGCAAGAAATCAGTTTTTATTACAAgcctgtaaaataaaacaacaaataagcttaaattaaaattttgtgtTGTAAAGACAAATTGTATGTTATGTTTAACATTTTATGTTAAAGCATTAATTCTAAACATTTTGGTGctttatattaattatattttgtcCATAGAGGCCAGGAGAGTGCTGGAATTGTGACAAGTGATGGCGAATCATCCCAGGCATTCAAAGTGCACAaggtaaaatgaaaatgaatgttaTTTTAGATGCTTAACTAAGATGCATGAAAGTTTGTTTTAGTTAGGAAAGAGAATAACTAGAGAGAAAGTAACATGTTTTGTGAGTGGTAGTATCTAATTCTGTTATTTGTTCAATTTCTGTCTTAAGTgcatgtttaaaacaaatatgcCAATGTTATCCTGCTGGGTCTATTCATACACACAGTGGCAGACACACAGAAGTACCAGATCAAGCTACTGATGTCACAAAAACTACTTACCAAAGTCCCCCCACATCTAAGATGTTAACTCTGGAGCACTGCTGCAATTGAGatcaagagaaaagaaatactgttacAAGCTATGCACAAGCAAATGGGTGACTAATTCTTGCCTTAGAGAGACTCAACAAAGTTTCAGCTACATTACCCAtaggtaaaaataaatagaataaaagaTTGAACGGAGGCCTGAGAAAGTCACACAGTCTTTCTCCAGCTGAGAGGATCCCAGGGGGTGTTAAAAGACACAGAAGGGTCATTGTCCTGAAAGTATTATGCTGGTAGAATACTTGCATGCTCTGGGGATATTTTTGCTCATTCTGAACTGAATAGTTcaggaataggaaaaaaaatatacatcaACCTATTCCAccctggaagagcagagaaataaaaagcaggaaggaaggtaataaagaaaagcaggaaataaaactaCATCAGCAAAATAACCATGGGGCAATTCTTCATGTGTATTCTCTAACCACAATCAGAAAGCAGTTTGTCTTCATGTTCAGAGGCCTCTGAGGAAGATTAATTACACTTTTCAAATTAGTCCAAGAGTAAGAACTGCTGTACTGAGCAGCAGGCATATCTACAAGTGACTGCTCAATGTCTGACCCAAAAACCTTGTCTCATCAAACATCATGTTTGATGCCTCTTCAGGCATGTCCCCCCTCCTGTCTGTTACTTACTGCCTGATTCATACCCACACACacttttaaatacagcttttctcaACCTCAGCACCCTGTTATCTGTTCTtcattccttctcctccttggaTTTCACCTTTCCTTAAGGTTTACAGGAATTCCAACTGCCTTTGAAGTGGGCTGCTGTGTATATCCTGTAGTAAGAAGTGCTTCTCTGAATGAACTTCTAGCAGGTGATAGCATATTTTGTAGTGTTCCCATATTACTGAGCTGCAATACTTAGCTGTCATGCTTAGAATTTAATTGACTATCTCATCAAATCAGCTTTGATACTTAGAGTTGCACTGCATGTGATGGTTTATTTTATCCTTGAAATATGTCTCTCAGCTACagcacttttaaaatctgtaataaTGACAGTGTAATCAAGTGCATATGGAGTAGGATTTATATGACTTGTTTAATCATGAAAGTGGTGCTAATGTAATAAACATTGAGTCTGTTACACTGGTGAAAAGGTTTGTCAACTAGTCTGTAAAAATGTCAGCAGCCAAGATGCTACTGTATTAATTTGTTCTCCAAAGTCCTGTTGACTCTTCATAGCAGATGGAAAAGATGCCTGCTTCTCACTGCATCCATTTACTCACCTTTGTCAACAGTTTAATGCAATACATCTATTAAGAATACAAACTGGAACACCTAACGCATGGGTATGCATTCCCTTCGGAATGTTGCCAGCCTTTGGTCGTGGATTAATAGCCCTTGAGAAAGGTTATTAATCCTTTGTTTTAAACTCCCAGAAAGACTCATCCAGATATGCCTGTCAGAGCCTTTCAGATAGCTTCATATAACAAAGCATTAGTGCCATAGCTCTGTTAGCTGAGGATGTGGAAAACTTAAAATCTCTTGTATAGATGTAGCAATGCCAGTAGGAGAAAGACTTCAATTGTTTCACATTTggatacacagaaaaatatattaaagtaGCTATTCATCAGACCATTATCATGTTCTGGCATGTACCAAGCCTTATATAATACAGACATGAGATTGTCTTCATTGGGAACTTTTTATACTGGTACAGTTCACATTTGCCATCCCACACCAGTGCAATCTAAATCCAAGGGATATTTCAAATTGCAATTAAAGGATTATGTACTTGCGTAACCAAATCTGTTTGAAAACAACATTGTTTAAGCTATTGCAATGTTTAATGCAGCCCCATCCATTAGTACTGGACCTGTCAACTGCCAGATCTCCTGTTAGTATAAAGATGAcctaagtaaaataaaagtgcATGGTTGCATTTCTGTACATATGAGCACATGACAGAGTCTCTAGACCACCTTTATGTCAGTTGTGAGAAAACAGATTGTAATTGATCTGGCATAAAGTTTGCTGAATGATTAAAGCGAACTTATACCAGCTTGGCAGTTTGAGGCAGCAGCTTTTAAACTAAATTATCCTAAAATCACAAGTGCAACCACAGCCTCTTGGTACTCTGACCCAATAGCAGTCACAGCAGAAAATATCCtaaaactgaaatttctttaagcttttttgtttgagaATGGAAAACAGTTTAGccagtttccttccttcctgttccATCTCTTTCTGTTGGACCTACAATAGAGGTTATGAACCATTCAGAGTTTCAGACCTCTCTCATGTATCTTTGAAGATCCTAGAGGAGTGTTATCATGTGGGAAATCATGTATATCACAATTACCATACATGATAGGGAAACAGCATAgaagaatgcaaatattttccgCAGGCAGTGGCAGAAGAGGGAGTTTTTAGGAGGGCCTGTAATCCAGTCTTAATTTCTACtctttgtgcattttttcaGACTATCCTTGCTGTTAAATTGTGTCCACATAGTGCTTGTTGCCAAAAGAAGCTGCTGACAGCTGAATAAAAAGTTTTGATGCATTTCTGCTTTAGATACAAGGCAACCTGGCCATATGAGAAGTTTGTTTTAAGTAAACAATAAAGCCACTTGAAAAAAGCTCTGCTTCTGACATTGACAGGAATGACAGTGGAATCTAATAGATGCTATCATGGACCTAGTAAAAAAGCAAATCCAATACACTGCTAACTTGTAAAAGGTATTTTGTAGGTAGAATTCACTTCTTgtaacattttgctttcttgtctgtcttctgtcagtcttttttctgcagttttaaacAACACAACAGCTTGGTCGTGTTTTTCAGAAGATGTATTTTTAGTCAGGAAGTAAAGTGTTCCATTAAAATCCTCAGTTCCATTAAAATGTCTatagctttatttaaaaacaggagTGGTGAGATCTGAGATACTGTGATACTACTCAGGTTCTTTCTTTCCCATGTCTTGCAGGTTATTTGCCTTCCTCTTAGAGTTGCTTGCATTAATCCTGtaccaaaaataaacacaaggagaaatgagaaagttgccaggaaaacaaaacaaaacagaactttttttttttttttctttttctcccaaagGGAATGGGACTTATAAATCACGTTTTCAATGCAGACAGCCTGAAGAAGCTTTACGTTTCAAACCTCGGTATTGGGCACACAAGGTACTCCACCTCGGGAATTTCCGAGCTGCAGAACTGCCAGCCCTTTGTCGTAGAGACTCTTCATGGGAAGATCGCTGTGGCACACAATGGGGAGCTTACAAATGCTGTACAACTCAGGAGGAAGGTTAGTATCTCCTTTGAGAGACTAGCATCATTTCTTTCTGAGTATGAGGCAGCAATAAGCAGTAAGTTTGCTATGACTTTTTCTTAATATCAGACTACTTGGGGTAGTGAAAGAGCACCAGAATTAAAATTGATCCCTTCAGGGGAAAGAAAtcctggggaggggaggcaTTTTTAACTGTTACATAATTCACCAATCCACTAGGCTGATAGTCACATTCCTATTGATCAAGTGAGAAAACGAAGAAAGGAACTCAGCCATTACAAAACGTAGCTTGGCTTGAATCTCTGCTCCTTGTGGTGGCTGACAGAAGGAGCAAATCATATGCTTACAGTTAGGAGAGGCATAATAAGGTGAGGTAATTGCAGTATGAAATGTCTGGTTTGAAATATTGTCTGCATTTCTGGCTTGCAAAATCAATCATGAGCACTGTCGGGATATAAGCCAACAAATGCCAGATGTTATTGTGTTTGGCTAGAAGGGAATGTGTTAAAGAACCAGTTTAAAATTAAGCAGATGTTTCATTGTGAAATCTCTTCTATGACATCTTCCATTCAAAAGCGAGAGGACATCCTCTTGCATTGAAGTGAGGTGAACATATGGCATTCCTAAAGGAACCTAGCCTGTCTTTAATCAGAGCCACAAGTGTATGACTGGATGGGAGAATAAAACAGTGGTGAGGAAATGTAGTTGGAGAGTGAGGAATCAGAGTTACATGAGatgtgaaattatttctaaagatGAAAATTAGGAACTGTGATGCATATGGCATAGAATGGGTTGTAATCATTGGCTAGATACTCTGcagattttcttctccattaGAAGCATAAAGACACCAAGACAGGATAATTTGACTGACCAGGTGTAGCGAACTTTAAGATGTGGGATTCCAGTTTTTTAATCCCACTTTGCCTCCCttcacactttttctttttttttttcttttcttttttttttgttcaaccGCTGTTCTGCCTTGATACCTCTTTCTGTATCTGCTAtatataatttcatattttcccTTGTATATTTTACATCTCTTCTCAGCAGGCAGAAGCACAAAGCTGATTAAATGGCCCAAACATTAATTTATGCCCTGAATATTGGTggtattaattttgtttgtatgtGAAGCAAAGAAATGACAGGCAAAGGAGGATATGTAGTACCAGGCACAGATGATTCTACCAGGTCTTTTTACATATTTGGTGTGTTGGAGAAAATTTGATGTTACTGTGATCTGATCACCCAAAGCTGATAAATTTTACAACATTTGTTCACTGCACAAAGGTGGTGTTAGATTAATATCTGAGCAGTGTTAtgtgagatatttttttaatgttggtaacacttctgttttgtgttttaaaagcttatGCGGCATGGTGTAGGACTGTCAACCAGTTCTGACAGTGAACTGATCACCCAGCTGCTGGCTTTCACACCTCCTCTAGAAAATGATGATACAGCCGACTGGGTAGCAAGGTGAGGAGGACTGGTTTCAGAGTCAAGAACAGCAATCTAATCTCAACATGATATACAGCTGTGAATGCACACAGCTGTTTGTGTGACACACGATTACGTTCACCTCTCtcatttcagaataaaaaatttaatGAATGAAACTCCAACTTCATATTCATTGCTAATTATGCATAAAGACATAATCTATGCAGTACGAGATCCATATGGGAATCGCCCACTCTGCATTGGTCGCCTTGTTCCAGTAGGGGACATGAATGGAAAAGGTAAAACACGCATGTATattcatatacatatatatatagtttgTGTCTGAGAACACTGATATAAGTAATTAAAGCGACTCTTACGGAGGTATAATTAGGAATACGGGAGGCAAAAGtcagttttgaaaattaaaaaaaaataattggtaaggaaaaaaatactttaatacttaacaggaaagcagggatgaacagaatcacagaagggttgaggttggaagggacgtctgCAGGTCATCTGGTCTATCCATTACATCCATTCAATCAAAAAGTTCTGTCTATCAACCATTTAGCATATGAAAAGTAGGGATTTTCTTGTGTGAACAAAAGTAGTAACATATATCTAGTGACACTGAGCTATAATTGGTAAAGTTTAAATAGTGCAGAGATAACAAAGGTAGTTTTCTAAATTGTCTCTCTTTGTGAACTGTGAATTTGATGTGATTACTTCCACTTCTGCCTAGAACAGGTTTACAATATTTACCTTGGTTGTTTTGGGGTATTACAGAAACTTTGTAATGCCATATTATGCATCACAACAGTCTTTAATTGTGCACTTGGCAACTTAAACCATAGCAATTCAGATACTGTAGTAGAAATGCAATTGCAGGGGGTAATGGTAACAAGAATTGTGGACTAAATGAAATCTTTTCTTTCAGGGaaagataacagtgaaacagaagGTTGGGTAGTCTCATCTGAATCCTGCAGCTTTTTGTCTATTGGCGCAGAGTAAGTGCCCTGATTCTCACTCCTTAGGCAGCGACTGAACATTAAACCTGAAATTGCCAAACATTGTATTCTATAACAACATGAAAGACATCAAGGATTACTTTGTTGGGCTATTTGgaggtttgggggtttttttgccagtcctatttttttgccagtttattttcttgaacAGATTAATGTAAAAAGAATTATGTGTTCAGAAAGAGTAAAGGCAACTTTACTGTTGTGAAGTAAATGTCTCTCACTTGTTGTACTAAACCTggttatttatatataattctTTAATTTTAGCCTAGTTTGCAGCAGAATtgttttattacaaaataattcttcaaCTACTGTGGCAGCTCACAGGTTGGACTAAGCTGAGCTTAGTCAGACCCATGCTGTCTGACAAGCCAGACTCCTTGTTTGAAAAAAGTGATGGGCACCTGAAACTATTTCCACGTGTACAAACCCGTATGAGTATAAAAACATGAGATGACATTCACATTGCCTCTCTGGCTAAGATGCTCTGAAAAGAAAGCTATGGTACTTTCTCTGGACAAAAAGAGAAGCACAAGAAGATCTTTGGGAGACCTCAAAGAGGTCTTTGAAAGTTTGGAATGGAAGGCAATTGTGAACTAGAACATAGGAAAGATTATGAAGAAGTGTATTTCATTTCCTAATCAGATAttataaaaatgtgcatttggGGACTAGACTAATAAGTAAAATTGgatcttcttaaaataaaaaccagtgCAAAACTGCATTAAAAGCACAACcaccaaataaaaagaaatgtaaagcaAACTCAGGAAGCAACATGACTTACTTTACTAGTCTTTATTCCAttctgcagtgttttattttaggTGTAGTGTTCTGTGTTCTTTTGCTGTAACTTCTACCCTACCTGTTTAGGATATGTGCTAGCTCTTGGTAATGGGGGCTTTCTTCAATAATTTGTCTTGAGCCAATTTATTCTATGTATGGATAAGAAAAATTGTTCTGAAACTTCTTCAAAATCTCTGTTAAGAAAAGCTAACCATCAGCTGAAgcctgtgggttttttaaaaaaaagcaattttgtcTAAAGTTCTGCTAtagccagtgctgctgcctgctaaTGCTAATATATGGCAAGCAAATATGCACAAACTGACTCACCTCTGATTTACATCTCCAGAATACTTCAATATTGTGTAGTAGATTCAGATTGAAAGTGCTAGAAAAGCCACCTGAGGAGTCACTGAAAATAAGGTTAAACATTGTAACTTAATAAGCCTAATACTATTCCGTATTTCCTCAGATATGAAAATTGGGATGTACATTTCCAGTCAGTTTTACTTTATTCAGAGGTAGCTGCCTCTCAGCACTAGATAAATATTTCTCCAGATATTGTCTTGTGGGCTAGGATTTTTTTAGCTATCATCTTTATTGttggttatattttttttatattgcattATATTTTATTAGCTTTCATAGAAAAGTACACTAGTATTGGTCTAGGAATAAATGGTTAAAATATGCTTAATCTGAATTAAGCCTGTACTAGACTGGGTACTGCACACCTCATATATAGGAAAAATATAAGAATTCTCTAGTACTAAGTattaatttgctgttttcagttaTTAATTCAGACTGTTTTAGTCACTTGTCTTAGCATGTTGGTCTTAAAACACTCAAGGTGAAATCCTAAGATAGAAGCAAACCATTATGTTAGGatatttaaaagtgtttttctgtcaGTCAGTTGAACCTTGCTTATATTTTGAAACTATTATCCAGGTTCAGGACATTTCTCAATGCTATATATTTCTCTGTCAAGGTACTATCGTGAGGTCCTTCCAGGAGAGATTGTGAAAATATCCAGGTATGATGTTCAGACACTGGATATTGTCCCAAGACCTGAAGGAGATCCGTCAGCATTCTGCATCTTTGaatatgtttattttgcaaGACCAGATAGTATTTTTGAAGGTAAGAAGATGTGACATACAAAGCTCCTCCCTAAATAGTGGGAGATGTTATCCTGGAAAACAATGACTCTGGGAAGGATCTGGGATCATAGCAGGGTAGCACTGaatgtgtgcttgcagagcATGGCTGGGACAAAATGGGTTGGCACAGTTATTGAGGAGGTAAAACTCATCAGGAGTGTGTAACATCACCTTCCTGTTTCTGGCTGTGAATATGGCCTCAGTCAGGCCACCCTGAGTTGCCCTATGGAAGGGATGAAAAGAGCTACAAACATGATTAAGATAGAGGAAATTTCCCTTGAAAGTGAGAGTCTCAATAAAGGAACTTTATTGGTTCTTCGAAAACTTTCTTAAATTTAGACTTAAGAACTAGAATCTGAAAAACAACTTTATCTTGGCATTCTCTTTACAAGAAAGGGTTATTCCAGGAACATGATTTTAATGTAACTTGTAAACCTATACGTAATCTAAGTACTTGCAGCTGTCAGTCTAATGCTTTTATTATTGCTGTGGGAGCCCTCAAAAATTGTCTCAGTGACAAGATACTAGCCAGAACTCTCAAACCTAACAAACAAGCTCTTTGCTTTCTACAGCCATGCCATCTGTTGATCGAATTTCCTCACCCTTACAAAGCCAGTTTCACTTCACATACCTTTTTTGTCATAATACTCTTGCCATTCGATATCCTCACTTCTTAAattcctcagcactgctgctgtgccttttgCTGTGCCTCATCTCATCACAATACCTCCAGTTCCCTCCCATGTTGCAAATTTTTAGGACCTTAAAAGCTTCTGAGGCCTCTTCTTACTAAACTTTGGGTGAATTTTGGCAACTGATTCAAAGTTAATAAGCAGACAGAGGCAGACAGCAGAATTGCACAAactgcctgctgcagaaacCAGCCTAAAACCAGAATATGCACATTATGAACAGGCAGGcataatttctccttttttcatcATTTACATAGATTTTGTAATATTCATGGGACCTTTAGTTACCTGATTTTAATTCTCTGTGTAGTGATATGAATGTGAATGTTAGAATATTACATTattgaaagaaattttaaaaattaccttatGTGAGCAACTGCTTGTTAGTTCTGGAGCTTTTCTCATTGACTTCTATGCCTGCAACTTACCACAGAAATTTGTACAGCAAACTGAGAGGAAATCTGACTTATGCAAACCAGGAAAAACTTCTTGCTGTTCTTAGGTCAGATGGTGTATTCGGTCAGGAGACGATGCGGGCAGCAGCTTGCTATTGAAGCACCTGTGGAAGCAGACCTGGTCAGCACTGTTCCAGAGTCTGCAACCCCAGCCGCTCTGGGTTATGCTGAAAAGGTATATGTTagctttgtcatttttttccccaagtgtaTTTACACCTATCTCTTTTTGTAATGGAGTGTAATGGTAGGGGTGTTAGAGTTTTGTATTGGTAAAGATTTGTATCTTGAGTACTCTGGGTACTCCTATTGAGTGATCTGcacctgttttttgttttgttattccACTGTATTAAGGTATTTCCAAGTGTTTTGGTTACTGTGAAATCATACTAAGTCCTAAGGTTGCTTTAAAAAGACAGTAACTGGGAATAACCAGTTCTATAGATACTAATTCTGTTTGACTGTCTCATTTTCACAGTGTGGACTGCCCTATGTTGAAGTGCTCTGTAAAAATCGATATGTGGGAAGAACATTTATCCAGCCAAATATGAGGTTACGGCAGCTTGGTGTTGCAAAGAAGTTTGGTGTTCTGTCTGATAATTTTAAAGGCAAGCGCGTTGTTATCATTGATGATTCAATTGTGAGGGGCAATACCATTTCACCCATAATAAAACTACTGAGAGAATCGGGAGCAAAAGAGGTAAGTTAATGCTCAGTTGATACTGTACAAATATAAATAGAGGATtgatgggaaggaaaagcacaggGTTCTGTCTTCGCTTGTACTAGACGttgtttccttatttaaaaGAGAGAAGTGTGCAAAAAACACTACAATGTCTAACACGTTTATTGTTTAGATAGGTTTAGAAGTTTATTTTGTATGACTGTGATTTTGGGGTGATTACAGGGCAAAGAACAGGTCTCCATTTATAAAACACTATCTGCCAAATAAAGAGAGAATGGAAAATGAGCTTGTCAAGATCAGAAAACCAAGTATTGGTGTGGTATTCCTAACATATGTGTGACTTGTGGTGTTGCATTAAGTACAACCACATAATACAGTAAATAGCACATGCCTTAAGTCACCAGAGCACAATTTcttaatagaatcacagaatgtcttgggttggaagggatctctaaaggtcatctagtccaaccccccctacATTAAGCAGGGACAactccaactagaacagatgGCTCAgtgccccatcaagcctgatctttaatgtctccagggatggggcctccaacACTCCTCTAGGCAATCTGTTCAGTGATctaccaccctcatattaaacaactttttcctaatgtccaacctaaatctacccttctctagaTTAAAGttattaccccttgtcctattgttacatgccctagtgaacagggctttcccagccttctcataggcccctttcaggtattggaaggtcgcTATATGGTgcccctggagtcttctcttcttcaggctgaacaaccccaattccctcagcctgtctttgtaggaggggtgctccagccctctgatcatttttgttgccctcctctggagagGCTCCAAgaggtccacatccttcttgtgttgggggctccagagctggatgcagtattccaggtgaggtctcaccagagcagagtagaggggcagaatcacctcccttgacctgctggccacgcttcttttgatgcagcccaggatgtggttggccttctgggctgcaattgcacattggtggctcatgtccagctttccATCCACTAGTAACctcaggtctttttccacagggctgctctttagcatgtcttcccccagcctgtattgatgTTTCTtgttgccccaacccaggtgcaggaccctgcacttggccttgttgaacctcatgaggttcacctgggtCCACTCCTCCAGCTTGTCCAGctccctctgaatggcatcccATTCCTCTGGCATATggactgcaccacccagcttggtgtcatcagcaaacctgctgagagTGGTCTCAATGCCAGTCAGTATTgctaatgaagatattaaacaacactggtcccagtacagactCTTGAGGGACACTGcttgtcaccattttccatctggacatggagccattgaccactaccctctggatgcaatcattcagccaattccttatccactgaacactccacccatcaaacccatagCTCTTCAGCTTGCAGAGAAAGatgtgggggactgtgtcaaaggccttgcagaagtccaggtagagGACATCCGTAGGTCTTCCCTtttccactgatgcagtcactccattgtaggAAGCCACTAGGCTGGCCAGGCAGGATTTGTGCTAAATCAAatttattaagatttttttaattgaaaccAAGTAGCAAGTCAGTTACTGGAACAAAATGTTCTGTATAATGGTCAACTTTGTAAACTGAAACATGTGCCTCTCTCCTGCTATGATGGCATCTGAAAAAAACTTTCTTTTACATTTAACCCTTCCATGACTTCTGTGCAGCACTGTTctgttcttcagttattttgCAGAACTGGGACTGCTGTTGTGTTATGATCTTCTGACCTTCACTATGTTTTGCAACTATTTTTATTCAGGTGCACATCCGTGTGGCTTCACCTCCCATAAGATTTCCTTGTTACATGGGAATAAACATTCCAACTAAGGAAGAGCTCATTGCCAACAGACCTGAATTTCATGATCTTGCAAACTATATAGGTAAGTACTACTCTTGCTGTTTTTATTGAGAGACGTTTCACCTGTAGGTACTTTAGCATCTGCATCAAAATAAAGCACAACACAAGGcaaaagtgacaaaaaaaaatcacagtgctGATATATTTAATCTCTGCCTTGTGAGTACCCTACTAATCAAATCAATTTAACTACATGCTGTTTTTAACAGTGAATTATATTTCTTCAAATTATAAAAAGCATTAGGATGATTGCATGATCATAAGTTACATGGAAGGTGTGACAACACAGCTTTCCAATACTTAAGAGCTCCTTCTGGCAAAGAGAAGGAGCTACGGTAGGCAAAagaccagaaagaaaataactggtGAAAATCTGTCCTACAATTAAAAGCtaatgttgttttgctttcatgagatattaataaaaatatgttcagaaTTTGTAAATACCCACTGATTTTTCTACAaatttatgtaaataattttaactgcattctgtatttccctttgaaagaaaaaacatttgaaactaATCAAAGATCAGATCTCAAGAATGAGTCATGTTCgcaacagaacaaaataagaaCCAACAGCTTATGTTGCTTG
Protein-coding sequences here:
- the PPAT gene encoding amidophosphoribosyltransferase — translated: MELEELGIREECGVFGCIASGVWPTELDVPHVITLGLVGLQHRGQESAGIVTSDGESSQAFKVHKGMGLINHVFNADSLKKLYVSNLGIGHTRYSTSGISELQNCQPFVVETLHGKIAVAHNGELTNAVQLRRKLMRHGVGLSTSSDSELITQLLAFTPPLENDDTADWVARIKNLMNETPTSYSLLIMHKDIIYAVRDPYGNRPLCIGRLVPVGDMNGKGKDNSETEGWVVSSESCSFLSIGAEYYREVLPGEIVKISRYDVQTLDIVPRPEGDPSAFCIFEYVYFARPDSIFEGQMVYSVRRRCGQQLAIEAPVEADLVSTVPESATPAALGYAEKCGLPYVEVLCKNRYVGRTFIQPNMRLRQLGVAKKFGVLSDNFKGKRVVIIDDSIVRGNTISPIIKLLRESGAKEVHIRVASPPIRFPCYMGINIPTKEELIANRPEFHDLANYIGADSVVYLSVEGLVSSVQESIKARQESENRLKTQKSRAGKIGHCIACLTGEYPVELEW